From a region of the Azospirillum formosense genome:
- a CDS encoding ATP-binding cassette domain-containing protein has translation MTTHPMTTTPLLTVEHLTMRFGGLVAVNDVSFSANNGEITAIIGPNGAGKTTLFNCITGFYTPTVGRLTLRHADGKEFLLERMPGYRISQKASVARTFQNIRLFGGMSVLENLIVAQHNKLIRASGFSIAGLLGLPSYTRTEREAVDLAKYWLDRVRLLEFADWEAGNLPYGAQRRLEIARAMCTEPVMLCLDEPAAGLNPRESGELAELLTYIRDEHKIGVLLIEHDMSVVMTISDHVVVLDYGRKISDGDPAFVKNDPAVIRAYLGEEEDEELPPEVKADLPEVAKRAEEGA, from the coding sequence ATGACGACCCATCCCATGACCACCACGCCCCTGCTGACGGTCGAACACCTCACCATGCGCTTCGGCGGCCTTGTGGCGGTGAACGACGTCTCCTTCTCGGCCAACAACGGCGAGATCACCGCGATCATCGGCCCGAACGGCGCCGGCAAGACCACGCTGTTCAACTGCATCACCGGCTTCTACACCCCCACGGTGGGCCGGTTGACGCTGCGCCACGCCGACGGGAAGGAGTTCCTGCTGGAGCGGATGCCGGGCTACCGCATCTCGCAGAAGGCCAGCGTCGCGCGCACCTTCCAGAACATCCGCCTGTTCGGCGGCATGAGCGTCCTGGAGAACCTGATCGTCGCCCAGCACAACAAGCTGATCCGCGCCTCGGGCTTCTCCATCGCCGGCCTGCTCGGCCTGCCGTCCTACACCCGGACGGAGCGGGAGGCGGTCGATCTCGCCAAATACTGGCTGGACCGCGTGCGGCTTCTGGAGTTCGCGGACTGGGAGGCCGGCAATCTTCCCTACGGCGCCCAGCGCCGGCTGGAGATCGCCCGCGCCATGTGCACCGAGCCGGTGATGCTCTGCCTGGACGAGCCGGCGGCGGGTCTCAACCCGCGCGAGTCGGGCGAACTGGCCGAGCTGCTCACCTACATCCGCGACGAGCATAAGATCGGCGTGCTGCTGATCGAGCATGACATGAGCGTGGTGATGACCATTTCCGACCATGTCGTGGTGCTGGATTACGGGCGGAAGATTTCCGACGGCGATCCGGCCTTCGTCAAGAACGACCCGGCGGTCATCCGCGCCTATCTGGGCGAGGAAGAGGACGAGGAACTGCCGCCGGAGGTCAAGGCCGACCTGCCGGAGGTCGCCAAGCGAGCCGAGGAGGGGGCCTGA
- a CDS encoding ABC transporter ATP-binding protein: MLKVSGVHTFYGAIEALKGVDIEIGAGEIVSLIGANGAGKSTLLMTICGSPRARMGRIIFEGQDITQMPTYELVRLGIAQSPEGRRIFPRMSVLENLQMGSITAKPGSFANELERVLTLFPRLKERIGQRAGTMSGGEQQMLAIGRALMSQPRLLLLDEPSLGLAPLVVKQIFQAVKDINREQKMTVFMVEQNAFHALKLAHRGYVMVNGKVTMSGTGAELLANEEVRSAYLEGGH; this comes from the coding sequence ATGCTGAAGGTATCGGGCGTCCACACCTTCTACGGCGCCATCGAGGCGCTGAAGGGGGTCGATATCGAGATCGGGGCCGGCGAGATCGTCTCGCTGATCGGCGCCAACGGCGCCGGCAAGTCCACACTTCTCATGACCATCTGCGGCAGTCCGCGCGCCCGCATGGGCCGGATCATCTTCGAGGGGCAGGACATCACGCAGATGCCCACCTACGAGCTGGTCCGCCTGGGCATCGCCCAGTCGCCGGAAGGCCGCCGGATCTTCCCGCGCATGAGCGTGCTGGAGAACCTGCAGATGGGCTCCATCACCGCCAAGCCCGGCAGCTTCGCCAACGAGCTGGAGCGGGTCCTGACGCTGTTCCCGCGCCTCAAGGAGCGCATCGGGCAGCGCGCCGGCACCATGTCGGGCGGCGAGCAGCAGATGCTGGCCATCGGCCGCGCGTTGATGAGCCAGCCTCGGCTGCTTCTTCTGGACGAGCCGTCGCTGGGCCTCGCCCCGCTGGTGGTGAAGCAGATCTTCCAGGCGGTGAAGGACATCAACCGCGAACAGAAGATGACCGTGTTCATGGTCGAGCAGAACGCCTTCCACGCGCTGAAGCTCGCCCACCGCGGCTATGTGATGGTCAACGGCAAGGTCACCATGTCGGGGACCGGCGCGGAACTGCTGGCGAACGAGGAAGTGCGTTCGGCCTATCTGGAGGGAGGTCACTGA
- a CDS encoding DUF6867 family protein — translation MDGVLGSSLPVFLGLTVLVFGGCGVLTGQTLAEGWKPVSSAIAYSVLLGLGDRFLVWGLFGGQLLSVYGFVVHTLVIGAITLTTYRISMARRMVSQYPWLYERSGPFGWRERVGGTLAQ, via the coding sequence ATGGACGGCGTTCTCGGGTCCTCTCTGCCGGTGTTCCTGGGCCTGACGGTCCTGGTGTTCGGCGGCTGCGGCGTTTTGACCGGCCAGACCCTGGCCGAGGGCTGGAAGCCGGTGTCCAGCGCCATCGCCTATTCCGTCCTGCTGGGTCTGGGCGACCGGTTCCTGGTCTGGGGCCTGTTCGGCGGCCAGCTCCTGTCGGTGTATGGATTCGTGGTGCACACCCTGGTGATCGGCGCGATCACCCTGACCACGTACCGCATTTCGATGGCGCGCCGGATGGTGTCCCAGTATCCTTGGCTGTACGAGCGTTCGGGACCCTTCGGCTGGCGCGAACGCGTCGGCGGAACGCTCGCGCAGTGA
- a CDS encoding branched-chain amino acid ABC transporter substrate-binding protein, producing the protein MNYKLSLLVAVAATAMTASVAKADIAVATAGPITGQYATFGEQMKKGMEQAVADINAAGGVLGQKLKLEVGDDACDPKQAVAVANQLAKAGVKFVAGHFCSGSSIPASQVYAEEGVLQISPASTNPKLTEQGLKNVLRVCGRDDQQGQIAGKYLLDNYKGKNVAILHDKSAYGKGLADETQKALNAGGQKEKIYEAYTAGEKDYSALVSKLKQEAVDVVYVGGYHTEAGLLARQMKDQGLNAPIVSGDALVTNEYWAITGPAGENTMMTFGPDPREMPEAKEAVEKFRKAGYEPEGYTLYTYAALQIWAEAAKQANSTDSAKIADVLRKNSYNTVIGKIGFDAKGDVTSPAYVWYRWNNGQYAQVK; encoded by the coding sequence ATGAACTACAAGCTTTCCCTCCTCGTTGCGGTTGCGGCGACCGCTATGACCGCCTCGGTGGCGAAGGCCGACATCGCGGTGGCGACCGCCGGCCCGATCACCGGCCAGTACGCCACCTTCGGCGAGCAGATGAAGAAGGGCATGGAGCAGGCGGTCGCCGACATCAACGCCGCCGGCGGTGTCCTGGGCCAGAAGCTGAAGCTGGAAGTGGGCGACGACGCCTGCGACCCGAAGCAGGCCGTCGCCGTGGCGAACCAGCTCGCCAAGGCGGGCGTGAAGTTCGTCGCCGGCCACTTCTGCTCGGGTTCCTCGATCCCGGCCTCGCAGGTCTACGCCGAGGAAGGCGTCCTGCAGATCTCCCCGGCCTCGACCAACCCGAAGCTGACCGAGCAGGGTCTGAAGAACGTTCTGCGCGTCTGCGGCCGTGACGACCAGCAGGGCCAGATCGCCGGCAAGTATCTGCTGGACAACTACAAGGGCAAGAACGTCGCGATCCTGCACGACAAGTCGGCCTACGGTAAGGGCCTCGCCGACGAGACGCAGAAGGCGCTGAACGCCGGCGGCCAGAAGGAGAAGATCTACGAAGCCTACACGGCGGGTGAGAAGGACTACTCGGCTCTGGTGTCCAAGCTGAAGCAGGAAGCCGTCGACGTCGTCTATGTCGGTGGCTACCACACCGAGGCCGGCCTGCTGGCCCGCCAGATGAAGGATCAGGGCCTGAACGCTCCGATCGTGTCGGGCGACGCGCTGGTGACCAACGAGTATTGGGCCATCACGGGCCCGGCCGGCGAGAACACCATGATGACCTTCGGTCCGGACCCGCGCGAGATGCCGGAGGCCAAGGAAGCCGTTGAGAAGTTCCGCAAGGCCGGCTATGAGCCGGAGGGCTACACCCTCTACACCTACGCCGCCCTGCAGATCTGGGCGGAGGCGGCCAAGCAGGCCAACTCGACCGACTCGGCCAAGATCGCCGACGTGCTGCGCAAGAACAGCTACAACACGGTGATCGGCAAGATCGGCTTCGACGCCAAGGGCGACGTGACCTCGCCGGCCTATGTCTGGTACCGCTGGAACAACGGCCAGTACGCCCAGGTCAAGTAA
- a CDS encoding OmpA family protein, giving the protein MTLRGILLGTALAAMLPTAAMAATEGFYVGAGAGVNWTRDADLRFENTPTDASTSFKLGGIGDISAGYATAAGPRAELEFAWRWRNAIDSTDSSNAAVNGLGGKASSLAFMGNVLYDINTGTAFTPYIGVGAGIAQVRLDLGGFDDRDWVFAYQGIAGVSYALSQNLALTLDYRYFATLDPKFDLGGPAGLASSTVKGEYQNHTVMAGLRYTFGAPAAAPAAAPIAPAAPVQAQPQSEYLVFFDWDKANITAASDKIIGDAAASAGQVRAVSIHVVGHTDTSGSPAYNQRLSLRRADAVKNALVGKGVAANQITVEGKGETQLLVNTGANVREPSNRRAQILIRVQ; this is encoded by the coding sequence ATGACTCTGCGTGGGATTCTGCTCGGAACGGCGCTCGCGGCGATGCTGCCGACCGCCGCCATGGCCGCGACCGAGGGCTTTTACGTCGGCGCCGGCGCCGGCGTGAACTGGACGCGCGACGCCGATCTGCGCTTCGAAAACACCCCGACCGACGCCAGCACCAGCTTCAAGCTGGGCGGGATCGGCGACATCTCCGCCGGCTACGCGACCGCCGCCGGCCCGCGCGCCGAGCTGGAGTTCGCCTGGCGCTGGCGCAACGCGATCGACAGCACCGACAGCTCCAACGCGGCGGTGAACGGTCTGGGCGGCAAGGCCAGCTCGCTCGCCTTCATGGGCAACGTGCTGTACGACATCAACACCGGCACCGCATTCACGCCCTACATCGGCGTCGGCGCCGGTATCGCCCAGGTCCGTCTGGACCTCGGCGGCTTCGATGACCGCGACTGGGTCTTCGCCTACCAGGGCATCGCCGGCGTGTCCTACGCGCTGAGCCAGAATCTGGCGCTGACGCTGGACTACCGTTACTTCGCGACGCTCGATCCGAAGTTCGATCTGGGCGGCCCGGCCGGCCTCGCCAGCTCCACCGTGAAGGGCGAGTACCAGAACCACACCGTCATGGCCGGCCTGCGCTACACCTTCGGCGCTCCGGCGGCCGCCCCCGCGGCGGCTCCCATCGCTCCGGCGGCTCCGGTGCAGGCGCAGCCGCAGTCGGAGTATCTGGTGTTCTTCGACTGGGACAAGGCCAACATCACCGCGGCGTCCGACAAGATCATCGGCGATGCCGCCGCCTCCGCCGGTCAGGTGCGGGCGGTCAGCATCCATGTGGTCGGCCACACCGACACGTCGGGTTCGCCGGCCTACAACCAGCGCCTCTCGCTGCGCCGCGCCGACGCGGTGAAGAACGCGCTGGTCGGCAAGGGCGTCGCCGCCAACCAGATCACCGTCGAGGGCAAGGGCGAGACCCAGCTCCTGGTGAACACCGGTGCGAACGTCCGCGAGCCGTCGAACCGCCGCGCGCAGATCCTCATCCGCGTGCAGTGA
- a CDS encoding response regulator transcription factor, with translation MQVLIADDHSIVRSGLTHLVGELDEQANVAAATSFGQLTQLLDQGSYDLVIMDLRMPGLGGLDDVEAVVKRVAPVPVVVFSMIDSPDEMRAVLSRGVRAFIPKSTDDVLVVNILRLVMAGGSYVPPVLGMPGIAQAPAAAKPQEPSVFDGMTRRQLEVLDLLAQGLSNQEIGERLGLNLSTVKTHVTGVLKALGVGSRTQAVLLVKESGRDRLV, from the coding sequence ATGCAGGTATTGATCGCCGACGATCACTCCATTGTTCGCAGCGGCCTGACCCATCTGGTCGGCGAACTGGACGAACAGGCCAACGTGGCCGCGGCGACCAGCTTCGGCCAGTTGACCCAGTTGCTGGACCAGGGGAGCTACGACCTCGTCATCATGGATCTGCGCATGCCGGGCCTCGGCGGCCTGGACGACGTGGAGGCGGTGGTGAAGCGGGTGGCGCCGGTGCCGGTCGTCGTCTTCTCGATGATCGACTCGCCGGACGAGATGCGCGCCGTGCTGTCGCGCGGGGTGCGGGCCTTCATCCCCAAATCCACCGACGACGTGCTGGTCGTGAACATCCTGCGTCTGGTCATGGCCGGCGGGTCCTATGTGCCGCCGGTCCTCGGCATGCCGGGGATCGCCCAGGCGCCGGCCGCCGCCAAGCCGCAGGAGCCGAGCGTCTTCGACGGCATGACCCGCCGCCAGCTGGAGGTGCTGGACCTGCTGGCCCAGGGCCTGTCGAACCAGGAGATCGGCGAGCGGCTGGGCTTGAACCTGTCCACCGTCAAGACCCACGTCACCGGCGTGCTGAAGGCGCTCGGGGTGGGAAGCCGGACCCAGGCGGTGCTGCTGGTCAAGGAATCAGGCCGCGACCGTCTCGTGTAG
- a CDS encoding ATP-binding protein has translation MVPIGNTTARWMTLRYGLALGVIALCTLAGFIMTERVIDQHADMLEVVNISGRQRMLSQRTALLAEQLRNAPTDAERSALTARLAEATDMFENAHRRLTGADEGPAMGKDVRRLYFDGPEPLNDLVLRHIAALRAVIAAGPAGLPPGMPEADLVTHQALGPLLAGLEHMVARYQEAGERGFATLHNLGFAALILTLLTLCAEVLVIFRPMVRQVQNQFADITRMTQALEQTNATLEAQVRSRTAELHTAKVAAEQAHLAKSRFLAHAGHDLKQPLQAINMFTGMLERQLDKPRALALVKDLRLAQRSMHDLLNAILEISKLESGVVEPKPADVTLSALFDQLEAEFTGIAEDKGLRLRVVPTDLSVRTDPFLLERILRNLLTNAVRYTEQGGVLMGCRRRGDTVWIEVYDTGRGIAESDRRRIFEEFVQLDRPDRDRSEGIGLGLAIVDRLARLLGHPLELRSAEGRGTVFAVGVPLVRSLHETVAA, from the coding sequence ATGGTCCCCATCGGCAACACCACGGCGCGCTGGATGACGCTTCGCTACGGGCTGGCGCTCGGGGTGATCGCGCTGTGCACGCTGGCCGGTTTCATCATGACCGAGCGGGTCATCGACCAGCACGCCGACATGCTTGAGGTGGTGAACATCTCGGGGCGCCAGCGCATGCTGTCCCAGCGCACCGCGTTGCTGGCCGAGCAGCTCCGCAACGCCCCGACCGACGCCGAACGGAGCGCCTTGACCGCCCGACTGGCCGAGGCGACCGACATGTTCGAGAACGCCCACCGGCGCCTGACCGGCGCCGACGAGGGACCGGCCATGGGCAAGGACGTGCGGCGTCTCTATTTCGACGGGCCGGAACCGCTGAACGATCTGGTCCTCCGCCACATCGCCGCGCTCCGGGCGGTGATCGCCGCCGGTCCCGCCGGCCTGCCCCCCGGGATGCCCGAGGCCGACCTTGTCACCCATCAGGCGCTCGGGCCGTTGCTGGCGGGGTTGGAGCACATGGTGGCGCGCTACCAAGAAGCGGGCGAGCGCGGCTTCGCCACCCTGCACAATCTGGGCTTCGCCGCCCTGATCCTGACCCTGCTGACGCTGTGCGCCGAGGTCCTGGTGATCTTCCGCCCGATGGTCCGGCAGGTGCAGAATCAATTCGCCGACATCACCCGAATGACCCAGGCGCTGGAGCAGACCAACGCCACCCTGGAGGCCCAGGTGCGCTCCCGCACCGCCGAGCTGCACACGGCGAAGGTGGCGGCGGAGCAGGCCCATCTGGCGAAGTCGCGCTTCCTCGCCCACGCCGGGCACGACCTGAAGCAGCCGCTGCAGGCCATCAACATGTTCACCGGCATGCTGGAACGGCAGCTCGACAAGCCCCGCGCCCTGGCGCTGGTGAAGGACTTGCGGCTGGCCCAACGCTCCATGCACGACCTGCTGAACGCCATCCTGGAGATCTCGAAACTGGAATCGGGGGTGGTCGAGCCGAAGCCCGCCGACGTCACCTTGTCCGCCCTGTTCGACCAGCTCGAAGCGGAGTTCACCGGGATCGCCGAGGACAAGGGGCTGCGGCTGCGCGTCGTTCCGACGGATCTGTCGGTGCGGACGGACCCGTTCCTGCTGGAGCGCATCCTGCGCAACCTTCTGACCAACGCCGTGCGCTACACGGAACAGGGAGGCGTGCTGATGGGCTGCCGGCGCCGCGGCGACACGGTGTGGATCGAGGTCTACGACACTGGGCGCGGCATCGCGGAGTCCGACCGCCGGCGCATTTTCGAGGAATTCGTGCAGCTCGACCGTCCCGACCGCGACCGCAGCGAGGGGATCGGGCTGGGGCTGGCCATCGTCGACCGGCTGGCCCGCCTGCTCGGCCACCCGCTGGAGCTGCGCTCGGCCGAAGGGCGCGGCACGGTGTTCGCCGTGGGGGTTCCCCTGGTCCGCAGCCTACACGAGACGGTCGCGGCCTGA
- a CDS encoding 4Fe-4S dicluster domain-containing protein: MAISRADLFRGRFRPESVPSEAQQALQARIGAACLSYTGTDCRMCGDHCDRGAIRFRPLGRGRWLPVIEEGNCTGCGDCAGVCPVKAVTMEAAA; encoded by the coding sequence ATGGCGATCAGTCGCGCGGATCTGTTCCGGGGACGCTTCCGCCCCGAGTCCGTTCCGTCCGAAGCGCAGCAGGCATTGCAGGCGCGCATCGGTGCGGCGTGCCTGTCCTACACCGGGACCGATTGCCGGATGTGCGGCGACCATTGTGACCGCGGCGCGATCCGTTTCCGCCCGCTGGGGCGCGGCCGTTGGCTGCCGGTCATCGAGGAGGGAAACTGCACCGGCTGCGGCGACTGCGCGGGCGTGTGCCCGGTCAAGGCCGTCACGATGGAGGCGGCCGCTTGA
- a CDS encoding DUF4383 domain-containing protein: protein MWWRNVTLVYAAAFTAIGILGFIPTFLSPPPEGMVLAVESFHGYLLGLFPVNLLHNIVHLLFGLWGFFAYFSSRLASRTYLRSVAVAYAALTVLGFIPGLNTLFGLVPLHGNDIWLHAVLAIVAGYVGFMVHETDVGTEKRAEWRA, encoded by the coding sequence ATGTGGTGGCGCAACGTAACGCTGGTCTACGCCGCGGCCTTTACGGCCATCGGCATACTGGGCTTCATTCCGACCTTCCTGTCCCCGCCCCCGGAAGGCATGGTCCTCGCGGTCGAGTCCTTCCACGGCTATCTGCTCGGGCTGTTCCCGGTGAATCTGCTGCACAACATCGTGCATCTGCTGTTCGGCCTGTGGGGCTTCTTTGCCTATTTCTCCAGCCGCCTCGCCTCGCGCACCTATCTGCGCAGCGTGGCCGTCGCCTACGCCGCCCTGACCGTTCTCGGCTTCATTCCGGGTCTGAACACGCTGTTCGGTCTGGTGCCGTTGCACGGCAACGACATCTGGCTGCACGCCGTCCTGGCCATCGTCGCCGGCTATGTCGGCTTCATGGTGCATGAGACGGACGTCGGCACGGAGAAGCGCGCCGAGTGGCGGGCCTGA
- a CDS encoding RluA family pseudouridine synthase, which translates to MTPEQIQARVLYRDGLMLIIDKPAGLPVHAGPGGGPNLERHFDALRFGFPKPPGLAHRLDRDTAGCLILGRHPKALRKLGKLFQDGKVDKTYWAVVAGAPPEERGRIELPLKKVTNKTGGWRIVVADDGQSAVTDYRVLGRGDGTTWLELKPHTGRTHQIRVHCATALGCPLLGDPQYGGPEGHPLHLQSRAISLPLYPSREAVGAVAPVPPHMRAALAACGFQGDDPA; encoded by the coding sequence ATGACACCCGAACAGATCCAGGCCCGCGTTCTCTACCGCGACGGGCTGATGCTCATCATCGACAAGCCCGCCGGCCTGCCCGTCCACGCCGGTCCGGGCGGTGGTCCCAATCTGGAGCGCCATTTCGACGCACTGCGCTTCGGCTTTCCGAAACCACCGGGGCTCGCCCACCGGCTGGACCGCGACACCGCCGGCTGCCTGATCCTCGGGCGTCACCCGAAAGCCCTGCGCAAGCTGGGCAAGCTGTTCCAGGACGGCAAGGTCGACAAGACCTATTGGGCGGTCGTCGCCGGCGCCCCGCCGGAGGAGCGGGGGCGCATCGAGCTGCCGTTGAAGAAGGTCACCAACAAGACCGGCGGCTGGCGGATCGTCGTGGCCGACGATGGGCAGAGCGCCGTCACCGATTACCGGGTGCTGGGCCGCGGCGACGGCACGACGTGGCTGGAACTGAAGCCCCACACCGGGCGCACGCACCAGATTCGTGTGCATTGCGCCACGGCGCTGGGCTGCCCGCTGCTCGGCGATCCGCAATATGGCGGGCCGGAGGGGCATCCGCTGCATCTGCAGTCGCGGGCCATCTCGCTGCCCCTCTACCCGTCACGCGAGGCGGTCGGCGCGGTGGCGCCGGTTCCGCCCCACATGCGCGCGGCGCTCGCCGCCTGCGGATTCCAGGGAGACGACCCGGCCTGA
- a CDS encoding fumarate hydratase, with protein MRDDISPARGAATLFPLAKDDTTYRKLTSDYVSVVEFDGEQILKVEPEGLRLLAEEAFKDINHLLRPGHLGQIRAILDDPEASPNDKFVALDLLKNANIAAAGTLPMCQDTGTAIIMGKKGRRVFTKGGDEAALSEGARDAYLKRNLRYSQLAPISMYEEKNTRNNLPGQVEIYAEGEDAYKFLFMAKGGGSANKTFLHQATPSVLAPDRLLKFLEDKIRYLGTSACPPYHLAIVIGGLSAEQNLKTVKLASARYLDNLPTEGGEDAHAFRDLAMEAEVHKLTQTMGIGAQFGGKYFCHDVRVIRLPRHGASMPIGIGVSCSADRQAVGKITRDGIFLEQLETDPAKYLPEITDGDLAGEVVKIDLNQPMSEILATLTQYPIRTRLSLTGPLIVARDLAHSKLRARLDAGEPLPDYFKNHPIYYAGPAKTPEGYASGSFGPTTAGRMDSFVEQFQAAGGSMVMLAKGNRSPEVTAACKAHGGFYLGSIGGAAARLAQDCIKKVECIEYPELGMEAIWRIEVEDFPAFIIVDDKGNDFFKELKLA; from the coding sequence ATGCGCGATGACATCAGCCCCGCCCGCGGCGCCGCGACGCTGTTCCCGCTGGCCAAGGACGACACGACCTACCGCAAACTGACCTCGGACTACGTCTCGGTGGTCGAGTTCGACGGCGAGCAGATCCTGAAGGTGGAGCCGGAGGGCCTGCGCCTGCTGGCCGAAGAGGCTTTCAAGGACATCAACCACCTGCTGCGTCCCGGCCATCTCGGCCAGATCCGCGCGATCCTCGACGATCCGGAAGCCTCGCCGAACGACAAGTTCGTGGCGCTGGACCTGCTGAAGAACGCCAACATCGCCGCGGCCGGCACGCTGCCGATGTGCCAGGACACCGGCACCGCCATCATCATGGGCAAGAAGGGCCGCCGCGTCTTCACCAAGGGCGGCGACGAGGCCGCCCTGTCGGAGGGCGCCCGCGACGCCTATCTGAAGCGCAACCTGCGCTACAGCCAGCTCGCCCCGATCTCCATGTATGAGGAGAAGAACACCCGCAACAACCTGCCGGGCCAGGTCGAGATCTACGCGGAGGGCGAGGACGCCTACAAGTTCCTGTTCATGGCCAAGGGCGGCGGGTCGGCCAACAAGACCTTCCTGCATCAGGCCACCCCGTCGGTGCTGGCGCCGGACCGGCTGCTGAAGTTCCTCGAGGACAAGATCCGCTATCTCGGCACCTCGGCCTGCCCGCCCTACCACCTCGCCATCGTCATCGGCGGCCTGTCGGCGGAGCAGAATCTGAAGACGGTGAAGCTGGCCTCGGCCCGCTACCTCGACAACCTGCCGACCGAGGGCGGTGAGGACGCGCACGCCTTCCGCGACCTCGCCATGGAAGCCGAGGTGCACAAGCTGACCCAGACCATGGGCATCGGCGCCCAGTTCGGCGGCAAGTATTTCTGCCACGACGTCCGGGTCATCCGCCTGCCGCGCCACGGCGCCTCCATGCCGATCGGCATCGGCGTGTCCTGCTCGGCCGACCGTCAGGCGGTGGGCAAGATCACCAGGGACGGCATCTTCCTGGAGCAGCTGGAGACCGATCCGGCCAAGTACCTGCCGGAGATCACCGACGGCGATCTGGCCGGCGAGGTCGTCAAGATCGACCTCAACCAGCCGATGAGCGAAATCCTCGCCACGCTGACGCAGTATCCGATCCGCACGCGCCTGTCGCTGACCGGTCCGCTGATCGTCGCCCGCGATCTCGCCCATTCCAAGCTGCGCGCGCGGCTGGACGCCGGCGAGCCGCTGCCGGATTATTTCAAGAACCACCCCATCTACTACGCCGGCCCGGCCAAGACCCCGGAGGGCTACGCCTCGGGCTCCTTCGGCCCGACGACCGCCGGGCGCATGGACAGCTTCGTCGAGCAGTTCCAGGCGGCGGGCGGCTCGATGGTCATGCTGGCCAAGGGCAACCGCAGCCCGGAAGTGACTGCGGCCTGCAAGGCGCACGGCGGCTTCTATCTGGGTTCCATCGGCGGCGCCGCGGCCCGTCTGGCCCAGGACTGCATCAAGAAGGTGGAGTGCATCGAGTATCCGGAACTCGGCATGGAAGCCATCTGGCGCATCGAGGTCGAGGACTTCCCAGCCTTCATCATCGTCGATGACAAGGGCAACGACTTTTTCAAGGAACTGAAGCTGGCCTGA